A single region of the Streptomyces sp. NBC_00236 genome encodes:
- a CDS encoding acetylxylan esterase — protein sequence MLFDMPLERLREYRPEPEEPADFDAFWEKTLTESARHGLAAEFVPYDAGFATVDVFDVTFHGWGGQPVKAWLLLPRERRGPLPAVVQYIGYNGGRGIPYSWLTWSALGYAHLVMDNRGQGGGGKNTADTVDIGPDGNGSSSPGFLTRGIEDPYRHYYRRLITDAVRAVDAAKAHPAVDASRVAVLGGSQGGGLALAVAGLRDDVVAAVADVPFLCHYRRASQITDAGPYAEIARWLSGHRFRIDEAMETLSYFDGVNFAARATAPAWFSVGLMDRICPSSTVFAAYHRYAGPAQIEVFTYNGHEGGAEYDLPRKIAALRGAFGQ from the coding sequence TTGCTGTTCGACATGCCCCTGGAGCGGCTGCGCGAGTACCGGCCTGAGCCGGAGGAACCGGCGGACTTCGACGCCTTCTGGGAGAAGACCCTCACCGAGAGCGCCCGCCACGGCCTGGCCGCCGAGTTCGTCCCGTACGACGCCGGGTTCGCCACCGTCGACGTGTTCGACGTGACGTTCCACGGCTGGGGCGGACAGCCCGTGAAGGCGTGGCTGCTGCTCCCCCGGGAACGGCGGGGTCCGCTGCCCGCCGTCGTGCAGTACATCGGATACAACGGCGGCCGCGGCATCCCCTACTCCTGGCTCACCTGGAGCGCCCTCGGCTACGCCCACCTGGTGATGGACAACCGCGGGCAGGGCGGTGGCGGCAAGAACACCGCCGACACCGTGGACATCGGCCCGGACGGCAACGGCTCCTCCTCCCCCGGCTTCCTGACCCGGGGCATCGAGGACCCGTACCGGCACTACTACCGCCGGCTGATCACGGACGCGGTGCGGGCCGTCGACGCCGCGAAGGCCCATCCCGCGGTGGATGCTTCCCGGGTCGCGGTGCTGGGCGGCAGTCAGGGCGGCGGCCTCGCGCTCGCCGTGGCGGGGCTGCGCGACGACGTCGTGGCGGCCGTCGCCGATGTGCCGTTCCTCTGCCACTACCGCCGTGCCTCGCAGATCACGGACGCGGGTCCGTACGCGGAGATCGCCCGCTGGCTGTCCGGGCACCGCTTCCGGATCGACGAGGCGATGGAGACCCTGTCGTACTTCGACGGCGTCAACTTCGCGGCCAGGGCGACCGCTCCGGCATGGTTCTCAGTGGGGCTGATGGACAGGATCTGCCCGTCGTCCACGGTGTTCGCCGCCTACCACCGCTATGCCGGTCCGGCGCAGATCGAGGTGTTCACGTACAACGGGCACGAGGGCGGCGCGGAGTACGACCTGCCGCGCAAGATCGCCGCGCTGCGCGGCGCGTTCGGTCAGTAG
- a CDS encoding SGNH/GDSL hydrolase family protein produces MSGRGPARRGVLTAAAGLAAVVATAPGAQAADGPGAGARRSRWTTSWATAQTAPTPTDTVASAGLTQGTFTAHVRLSAGGQVRLRYGHAFGTVPVLVGPVTAGGRPVTFGGQRQAWLAAGASLTSDAVAGLRAAEASLLAIRTELPGPTGPLSFHRNTHASHDVDGVRTTSVFLLTGVEVTGAHGPVIAVLGDSIAEGVGTPDDSDLRWPDQLARRLPGAAVADLGISGNRVLLDDARFGPGGQARFDRDVLSLPGLRTVLVHLGVNDLQQPPGQLDPALVLAGYRQLALRARDAGLRVIGATIAPFGGWTRWTPELETVRQRINAAVRTGRVFDAVADFDAALRDTDHPERLRPAYDSGDGLHPSPSGHAALAAAVDRRHLL; encoded by the coding sequence GTGAGCGGCCGGGGACCCGCGAGACGCGGGGTGCTGACGGCGGCGGCCGGGCTGGCCGCAGTCGTGGCGACGGCCCCGGGGGCACAGGCCGCCGATGGCCCGGGAGCCGGTGCGCGCCGCTCGCGCTGGACGACGTCGTGGGCGACCGCGCAGACCGCGCCGACGCCCACCGACACGGTGGCGAGCGCCGGACTGACGCAGGGCACGTTCACCGCGCACGTACGGCTGTCGGCCGGCGGACAGGTCCGGCTGCGCTACGGGCACGCCTTCGGCACCGTGCCGGTCCTCGTCGGTCCGGTGACCGCGGGCGGCAGGCCGGTGACCTTCGGCGGGCAGCGGCAGGCGTGGCTTGCCGCGGGTGCCTCGCTGACCAGTGACGCGGTCGCGGGCCTGCGGGCCGCCGAAGCCTCCCTCCTGGCCATCCGGACCGAACTGCCAGGCCCCACCGGCCCGTTGTCGTTCCACCGCAATACCCATGCCTCGCACGACGTCGACGGGGTCCGCACCACTTCGGTGTTCCTGCTGACGGGCGTCGAGGTGACGGGCGCGCACGGGCCGGTGATCGCGGTGCTGGGCGACTCCATCGCGGAGGGCGTCGGCACGCCCGACGACTCGGATCTGCGCTGGCCCGACCAGCTGGCCAGGCGGCTGCCGGGCGCAGCGGTCGCCGATCTCGGGATCAGCGGCAACCGGGTGCTGCTGGACGACGCCCGGTTCGGACCGGGCGGGCAGGCCCGCTTCGACCGCGATGTGCTGTCCCTGCCCGGGCTGCGGACCGTTCTGGTCCACCTCGGGGTCAACGACCTCCAGCAGCCGCCCGGCCAGCTGGACCCGGCGCTCGTCCTGGCCGGCTACCGGCAGCTGGCGCTGCGCGCCCGTGACGCCGGGCTGCGGGTGATCGGCGCGACCATCGCCCCGTTCGGCGGCTGGACCCGCTGGACGCCCGAGCTGGAGACCGTACGGCAGCGGATCAACGCGGCCGTGCGGACCGGCCGGGTCTTCGACGCCGTGGCCGACTTCGACGCGGCGCTGCGCGATACGGACCACCCGGAGCGGCTGCGGCCCGCGTACGACAGCGGCGACGGCCTCCACCCCAGTCCTTCCGGCCACGCGGCGCTCGCCGCGGCCGTCGACCGCCGACACCTTCTGTGA
- a CDS encoding polysaccharide lyase 8 family protein, translating into MNPGTTRGTTRRTVLAGAAALGAAAALPLTLTAATAHAADPVDDAASLRTRWHTLLTGGPGLDLTDARIAAAVARIGKAATTSAKGLDPSRTDGLFPDLTSTTLSNHVTTSFKRLATTATAWAVPGTVQYGDAALRDLLLAGIDWMLTNRYGPGHTRFDNDWDWEIGSALALNDAAVLLYDVLGTERLGRINAAVRSYTPDPNLWRADRQIATGANRVWISTVVAVNAVLRDSGDDLVRVRDALSDVEGSGANSVLAFNDAGAASEGTGEGFYSDGSFLQHYKHPYNGGYGKELLNNLSRLLNLLAGTAWTVTDPDLDNVRLWVDEGFDPLLARGDVMASVCGREIARPSKQGHASAQTVIEAVVRLIPSFPGETAERFAALVKQWIAEDTYRDFLAVTDLASLVAARNVIASPVPARGPLVAHKQHPRMDKAAHHRPSFALGISAYSSRIYNYESIQNENLHAWHLSDGMVLLYTDDLGHYSEDYWPTVDPARLPGTTVLAGRPADAAGQRTTSTADWAGGAALPGTTLGAYGMELRAFGSSLHGLKSWFCLDDVIACVGSGISADAGTAETIVENRKLRDPAAALLVNGQAAPAGTGWSARLDQVRWVHVAGTGGYVFPEPVTLHGVREDRTATWREINLKYGTDTSVTRPYLTLWQDHGTAPEGAGYFWLQAPMASAERTKQWSSAPPVKLIARSTAVHAVRRCADGLLAANFWGAGTAQELTADGPASVLVRPEGKTVTVSLSDPTQLRSSVVLDLARRNLSVVSAGPGITVAPTGTGIRITADTAELHGATLDLTLKRS; encoded by the coding sequence ATGAACCCAGGCACCACCAGGGGCACCACGCGCCGCACCGTCCTCGCCGGTGCGGCGGCGCTCGGCGCGGCCGCCGCCCTGCCGCTCACGCTCACGGCGGCCACCGCGCACGCCGCGGACCCGGTCGACGACGCAGCCTCGCTCCGGACCCGGTGGCACACCCTCCTCACCGGCGGCCCCGGCCTCGACCTCACGGACGCACGGATCGCCGCGGCCGTGGCCAGGATCGGCAAGGCCGCGACCACATCGGCGAAGGGCCTGGACCCGTCCCGTACCGACGGGCTGTTCCCCGACCTGACGAGCACCACGCTCTCCAACCACGTCACCACGTCGTTCAAACGCCTCGCGACCACAGCGACCGCGTGGGCCGTCCCCGGCACCGTCCAGTACGGCGACGCCGCGCTGCGGGACCTGCTCCTGGCGGGCATCGACTGGATGCTGACGAATCGGTACGGCCCCGGGCACACCCGCTTCGACAACGACTGGGACTGGGAGATCGGCTCCGCGCTCGCGCTCAACGACGCGGCCGTGCTGCTGTATGACGTGCTCGGAACGGAACGCCTCGGACGGATCAACGCGGCCGTCCGCAGCTACACACCCGACCCGAACCTGTGGCGGGCCGACCGGCAGATCGCGACCGGCGCCAACCGGGTCTGGATCTCCACCGTGGTCGCCGTGAACGCGGTGCTCCGCGACAGCGGCGACGACCTCGTGCGGGTCCGTGACGCTCTTTCGGACGTCGAGGGTTCGGGTGCCAACAGCGTGCTCGCCTTCAACGACGCGGGCGCGGCGTCCGAGGGCACGGGCGAGGGCTTCTACTCCGACGGCTCGTTCCTCCAGCACTACAAGCACCCGTACAACGGCGGCTACGGCAAGGAACTGCTCAACAACCTGTCCCGGCTGCTGAACCTCCTCGCGGGTACGGCGTGGACGGTGACCGATCCCGATCTCGACAACGTCCGGCTCTGGGTCGACGAGGGCTTCGATCCGCTGCTGGCGCGCGGCGACGTCATGGCGTCGGTGTGCGGGCGCGAGATCGCCCGGCCCAGCAAGCAGGGCCACGCCTCGGCGCAGACGGTCATCGAGGCGGTGGTCCGGCTGATCCCGAGCTTCCCCGGGGAGACCGCCGAACGGTTCGCCGCCCTGGTCAAGCAGTGGATCGCCGAGGACACCTACCGCGACTTCCTCGCCGTCACCGACCTCGCCTCCCTCGTCGCGGCCCGGAACGTCATCGCGTCCCCGGTTCCGGCGCGCGGCCCGCTGGTCGCCCACAAGCAGCATCCGCGGATGGACAAGGCGGCCCACCACCGGCCCTCGTTCGCCCTCGGCATCTCCGCGTACTCCTCCCGGATCTACAACTACGAGTCGATCCAGAACGAGAACCTGCACGCCTGGCATCTGTCCGACGGCATGGTGCTCCTCTACACCGACGACCTCGGCCACTACAGCGAGGACTACTGGCCCACCGTCGATCCCGCGCGGCTGCCCGGCACCACCGTCCTCGCCGGCCGGCCCGCCGACGCGGCGGGCCAGCGCACCACCAGCACCGCCGACTGGGCGGGCGGCGCCGCACTGCCGGGGACGACGCTGGGCGCGTACGGCATGGAGCTGCGGGCGTTCGGCAGTTCGCTGCACGGCCTCAAGAGCTGGTTCTGCCTCGACGACGTCATCGCGTGCGTCGGCTCGGGGATCAGTGCCGACGCGGGCACGGCCGAGACGATCGTGGAGAACCGGAAGCTGCGGGACCCGGCGGCGGCGCTCCTCGTCAACGGACAGGCCGCCCCGGCCGGCACCGGATGGTCGGCGCGGCTGGACCAGGTGCGATGGGTGCATGTCGCGGGGACGGGCGGCTACGTCTTCCCCGAGCCCGTGACCCTGCACGGTGTGCGTGAGGACCGGACGGCGACCTGGCGCGAGATCAACCTCAAGTACGGCACGGACACCTCCGTCACCCGCCCGTACCTGACGCTGTGGCAGGACCACGGGACCGCGCCGGAGGGGGCGGGCTACTTCTGGCTCCAGGCACCGATGGCCTCCGCCGAGCGGACGAAGCAGTGGTCGTCCGCGCCTCCGGTGAAGCTGATCGCCCGCTCCACCGCCGTGCACGCGGTGCGCCGCTGCGCGGACGGGCTGCTCGCCGCGAACTTCTGGGGCGCCGGTACGGCCCAGGAACTCACCGCGGACGGACCGGCCTCGGTCCTCGTCCGGCCGGAGGGAAAGACGGTCACCGTCTCGCTGTCGGACCCGACCCAGCTGCGGTCCTCCGTCGTGCTGGACCTGGCCCGGCGCAATCTGAGCGTCGTCTCGGCCGGCCCGGGCATCACGGTGGCGCCGACCGGCACCGGCATCCGCATCACCGCGGACACGGCCGAACTCCACGGTGCAACCCTCGACCTCACCCTGAAGAGGAGCTAG
- a CDS encoding oxygenase MpaB family protein, giving the protein MTDADPGLFGPASVTWQLHGDPMMWVAGVRALYLQALHPRAVRGVMQNSDFREDAWGRLMRTAGFVGTITYGTTDAAEKAGARVRKIHRLLKATDPLTGETYGVDEPELLLWVHCAEVDSYLQVERRSGYPLTDAQADRYVDEHRTGARLVGLDPSEVPATTAQLAAYFERIRPRLSSSPEASEVDAFLRRPPVHLVLVPARAVLWRHVAALAYQSLPPFAHELYGRPVPPVATVDRRLRTTGTALRAIPSRLRWKLPPGHIVNAMARLGPGSRPTPYTLKRQAAILDGPGRAQRQ; this is encoded by the coding sequence ATGACGGACGCCGACCCCGGGCTCTTCGGGCCCGCATCGGTCACCTGGCAGCTGCACGGTGACCCGATGATGTGGGTCGCCGGAGTACGCGCCCTGTACCTCCAGGCACTCCACCCGCGCGCGGTGCGCGGCGTCATGCAGAACAGCGACTTCCGCGAGGACGCCTGGGGCCGGCTGATGCGCACGGCCGGGTTCGTCGGGACGATCACCTATGGGACCACCGACGCCGCCGAGAAGGCCGGGGCCCGGGTCCGGAAGATCCACCGGCTCCTCAAGGCCACCGACCCGCTGACCGGCGAGACGTACGGCGTCGACGAACCGGAGCTGCTGCTGTGGGTGCACTGTGCGGAGGTCGACTCCTATCTCCAGGTCGAACGGCGCTCCGGCTACCCGCTCACCGACGCACAGGCCGACCGGTACGTCGACGAACACCGCACCGGCGCCCGCCTCGTCGGCCTCGATCCGTCCGAAGTGCCCGCGACCACCGCACAGCTGGCCGCTTATTTCGAGCGGATACGGCCCCGGCTCTCCTCCTCGCCCGAGGCGTCGGAGGTCGACGCGTTCCTGCGCCGGCCACCGGTCCACCTGGTGCTCGTACCGGCGCGCGCCGTGCTGTGGCGGCATGTGGCGGCCCTGGCGTACCAGTCGCTGCCCCCGTTCGCCCACGAGCTGTACGGCAGACCGGTGCCGCCCGTGGCCACCGTCGACCGCCGGCTGCGGACCACCGGAACCGCCCTGCGGGCCATCCCGTCGAGGCTGCGCTGGAAGCTTCCGCCCGGTCACATTGTGAACGCGATGGCACGACTCGGACCCGGCAGCCGCCCCACCCCGTACACACTGAAAAGGCAGGCAGCCATACTGGACGGGCCGGGGAGGGCGCAGCGACAGTAG
- a CDS encoding phytoene desaturase family protein produces MPVRDSYDAVIVGGGHNGLVAAAYLARAGQSVLVLERLGTTGGAAVSTRPYPGVDARLSRYSYLVSLLPSKIVRDLGLDFAVRKRTVSSYTPAVRDGRPTGLLVAGERTRDSFAALTGSDREYEAWQRFYGRTGQVAERVFPTLTEPLPTREALRERIDDADAWRMLFEEPIGVAVENTFDDDLVRGVVLTDALIGTFADAHDPSLLQNRCFLYHVIGGGTGDWDVPVGGMGALTDALAGAARAAGAQIRTGHEAVRIDTDGTHAEVTVRTESGESAVGARRVLVNASPEALAALLGDAPPTPAEGAQLKVNMLLTRLPRLRDRSVDPRQAFAGTFHIAEGYGQLADAYRDAAAGRLPTAPPSEIYCHSLTDPSILGPDLAARGYQTLTLFGLHTPARLFAADNDSTRATLLKATLAELDAHLEEPLADCLALDANGEPCIEAKTPLDLERDLRLPGGHIFHRDLAFPYATPESGRWGVETAHANVLLCGAGAVRGGGVSGVPGHNAAMAALGR; encoded by the coding sequence ATGCCCGTACGAGACAGCTATGACGCAGTGATCGTCGGCGGCGGCCACAACGGCCTCGTCGCCGCCGCCTACCTCGCCCGCGCCGGACAGTCCGTCCTGGTCCTGGAACGGCTGGGCACCACCGGGGGAGCGGCCGTCTCGACCCGTCCGTATCCCGGGGTCGACGCCCGGCTGTCGCGCTACTCCTACCTCGTGTCGCTGCTCCCTTCGAAGATCGTCCGCGATCTCGGCCTGGACTTCGCCGTACGCAAGCGGACCGTCTCCTCGTACACCCCGGCCGTCCGCGACGGGCGCCCCACCGGCCTGCTCGTCGCCGGCGAGCGCACCCGCGACTCCTTCGCCGCCCTCACCGGATCGGACCGGGAGTACGAGGCGTGGCAGCGGTTCTACGGGCGCACCGGGCAGGTCGCCGAGCGGGTCTTCCCGACCCTCACCGAGCCACTGCCCACCCGTGAGGCACTGCGGGAGCGGATCGACGACGCGGACGCCTGGCGCATGCTGTTCGAGGAACCGATCGGCGTCGCCGTCGAGAACACCTTCGACGACGACCTCGTCCGGGGCGTCGTCCTCACGGACGCCCTCATCGGGACCTTCGCCGACGCCCACGACCCGTCACTGCTCCAGAACCGATGCTTCCTCTACCACGTGATCGGCGGCGGCACCGGCGACTGGGACGTCCCGGTCGGCGGTATGGGCGCGCTCACCGACGCCCTCGCCGGGGCCGCGCGCGCCGCCGGTGCGCAGATCCGCACGGGCCACGAGGCGGTCCGCATCGACACCGACGGGACGCACGCCGAGGTGACGGTGCGGACGGAGAGCGGTGAGTCCGCCGTCGGCGCGCGGCGCGTCCTGGTCAACGCCTCGCCCGAGGCCCTCGCGGCGCTCCTCGGCGACGCTCCGCCGACGCCCGCGGAAGGTGCCCAGTTGAAGGTGAACATGCTGCTCACCCGGCTGCCCCGGCTGCGGGACCGGTCCGTGGACCCGCGGCAGGCGTTCGCCGGGACCTTCCACATCGCCGAGGGGTACGGGCAGCTGGCCGACGCCTACCGGGACGCGGCGGCGGGCCGGCTGCCCACCGCCCCGCCCTCGGAGATCTACTGCCATTCGCTGACGGACCCCTCGATCCTCGGCCCGGATCTCGCCGCCCGTGGCTACCAGACCCTGACCCTGTTCGGCCTGCACACCCCGGCCCGCCTCTTCGCCGCGGACAACGACAGCACCCGTGCCACGCTGCTCAAGGCCACGCTGGCCGAGCTCGACGCCCATCTGGAGGAGCCGCTCGCCGACTGCCTGGCGCTCGACGCGAACGGTGAGCCGTGCATCGAGGCGAAGACACCGCTCGACCTCGAACGGGACCTGCGGCTGCCCGGGGGCCACATCTTCCACCGGGACCTCGCCTTCCCGTACGCGACACCGGAGTCCGGCCGCTGGGGCGTGGAGACCGCGCACGCGAACGTCCTGCTCTGCGGGGCCGGGGCGGTGCGGGGCGGAGGGGTCAGCGGGGTCCCCGGCCACAACGCCGCGATGGCGGCGCTGGGCCGGTGA
- a CDS encoding serine/threonine-protein kinase, whose product MAETRLIQSRYRLLDLIGRGGMGEVWRARDESLGRQVAVKCLKPMGPQHDQDFTRILRERFRREARVAAALQHRGVTVVHDFGEHEGVLYLVMELLEGRNLSELLEDNKQLPLPVDDVVDIAEQVADALGYTHQQGIVHRDLKPANIMRLADGTVKICDFGIARLGHDMAVTSRLTGVGIAMGTPHYMSPEQISGGQVDHRSDLYSLGCVLYEIATGAPPFDLDDAWGVLVGHRDTPPEPLRTHRAELPGFFDRVVLELLAKTPDQRPVDAGDLRRRIAVGRTGEQPHLEPTGRVLLAPPAPVELPGGPSAPAPRLPDWTRGMTTGHKATGTAAMLPDSFDHSAGLTGAWTTGAARPAAGRPAGAERPTPGPELLSILASRHSAGLNLGRLGHWEEAGEVHRAVAAERESVLGPDHPDTLSSRYEVGFTLSRTGRATDALREFTHVARGRERSLGPDHPETLAARQEMAYVLGQLGRHFEAHQLYAAVLASRERSMGPDHPDTLRCRHNLAFNLSRLGRLEESYGMARDVAEARARLLGAAHPDTLVTRYEVGYTLGRLGRWAEALQTYREVVQARAQALGADHPDTLAARYEVGISLGRLGRSAEALELYRALVEDRTRVSGPADPETLRARHGLGVNLGRLARWEEALAESREVCVHRERVLGPDHPDTLVSRREVAVGLGWLGRWADALTVYRQVAEARTRILGADHPDTLAGRNDEAHCLEQLGRGQEAVELYRQVAALRQQRGIPSH is encoded by the coding sequence ATGGCGGAAACCAGGCTGATCCAGAGCCGGTACCGACTGCTCGATCTGATCGGGCGGGGCGGTATGGGCGAGGTGTGGCGTGCCCGCGACGAGTCGCTCGGCCGTCAGGTCGCCGTCAAATGCCTCAAACCCATGGGCCCGCAGCACGACCAGGACTTCACCCGCATCCTGCGCGAACGCTTCCGCCGGGAGGCCCGCGTCGCCGCCGCCCTCCAGCACCGGGGTGTCACCGTCGTCCACGACTTCGGCGAACACGAGGGCGTGCTCTATCTGGTGATGGAGCTCCTGGAGGGCCGTAACCTCAGCGAGCTCCTGGAGGACAACAAGCAGCTTCCGCTGCCGGTCGACGACGTCGTCGACATCGCCGAACAGGTCGCCGACGCCCTCGGGTACACCCATCAGCAGGGCATCGTCCACCGCGACCTCAAGCCCGCCAACATCATGCGGCTGGCCGACGGGACGGTGAAGATCTGCGACTTCGGCATCGCCAGGCTCGGCCACGACATGGCGGTCACCTCCCGTCTCACCGGCGTCGGCATCGCCATGGGGACCCCGCACTACATGTCGCCGGAGCAGATCAGCGGCGGCCAGGTCGACCACCGCAGCGACCTCTACTCGCTCGGCTGCGTCCTGTACGAGATCGCCACCGGGGCACCGCCGTTCGACCTCGACGACGCCTGGGGCGTGCTCGTCGGCCACCGTGACACCCCGCCCGAGCCCCTGCGCACCCACCGGGCGGAACTGCCGGGGTTCTTCGACCGCGTCGTCCTGGAACTGCTCGCGAAGACGCCGGACCAGCGGCCGGTGGACGCCGGAGACCTGCGCCGCCGTATCGCCGTCGGCCGTACCGGCGAGCAGCCGCACCTGGAGCCGACCGGCCGGGTGCTGCTCGCGCCGCCGGCCCCCGTCGAGCTTCCCGGTGGGCCCTCCGCCCCCGCACCGCGCCTGCCCGACTGGACCCGCGGCATGACCACCGGGCACAAGGCGACCGGCACCGCGGCCATGCTGCCGGACTCGTTCGACCACTCCGCGGGCCTCACCGGCGCATGGACCACCGGCGCCGCGCGGCCCGCCGCAGGGAGGCCGGCCGGTGCCGAGCGGCCCACCCCGGGACCCGAGCTCCTCTCGATACTCGCCAGCCGCCACAGCGCCGGCCTCAACCTCGGCAGGCTCGGCCACTGGGAGGAGGCGGGCGAGGTCCACCGCGCGGTCGCCGCCGAACGCGAGAGCGTCCTCGGGCCGGACCATCCCGACACGCTCTCCAGCCGGTACGAAGTGGGCTTCACCCTGAGCCGGACCGGACGGGCGACGGACGCCCTGCGGGAGTTCACCCATGTCGCCCGGGGCCGCGAACGCAGCCTGGGCCCCGATCATCCGGAAACCCTCGCGGCCCGCCAGGAGATGGCGTACGTACTGGGCCAGCTCGGCCGGCACTTCGAGGCCCACCAGCTGTACGCCGCCGTCCTCGCCTCCCGGGAACGCTCGATGGGGCCCGACCACCCCGACACCCTGCGCTGCCGCCACAACCTGGCGTTCAACCTCAGCAGGCTCGGGCGGCTGGAGGAGTCGTACGGCATGGCCCGCGACGTCGCGGAGGCGCGCGCCCGGCTGCTCGGCGCCGCTCACCCCGACACCCTCGTCACCCGCTACGAGGTCGGCTACACCCTGGGCCGGCTCGGCCGCTGGGCGGAGGCCCTGCAGACCTACCGGGAAGTCGTCCAGGCCCGTGCGCAGGCGCTGGGCGCCGACCACCCGGACACGCTCGCGGCCCGCTACGAGGTCGGGATCAGCCTCGGGCGCCTGGGCCGCAGTGCCGAGGCCCTGGAGCTCTACCGCGCGCTCGTCGAGGACCGGACCCGGGTCAGCGGCCCCGCCGACCCCGAGACCCTCCGTGCCCGTCACGGACTGGGCGTCAACCTGGGCCGGCTGGCCCGCTGGGAAGAGGCGCTGGCCGAATCCCGCGAGGTCTGCGTGCACCGCGAACGCGTCCTGGGCCCCGACCACCCCGACACCCTGGTCAGCCGCCGCGAGGTCGCCGTCGGCCTGGGCTGGCTCGGCCGCTGGGCCGACGCCCTCACCGTCTACCGGCAGGTGGCCGAGGCACGGACCCGGATCCTCGGAGCCGACCACCCCGACACCCTCGCCGGCCGCAACGACGAGGCGCACTGCCTCGAACAGCTCGGCAGGGGCCAGGAGGCCGTCGAGCTCTACCGGCAGGTGGCGGCGCTGCGGCAGCAGCGGGGCATCCCGTCGCACTGA
- a CDS encoding right-handed parallel beta-helix repeat-containing protein has product MSHALRTTLVAALAVGAPLVFPPPAVAAATATAYYVSPSGSDSNSGTSAGSPLATIQKAVDLAPTGAVVNLAAGSYKQDVVTKRAGVTITGPANAVVKGAGDARIIQVQHDSTTLNGFTVDGLHGSSTDVAGYRLKLIYVMSTTPGNGVGGLRITGMTLKNAADECLRVRYLVTGADISGNTITDCGVADFRFGGGGKNGEGIYLGTAPEQQGANGAPDAAPDISRNNRIHHNTIATRGNECVDVKENATNNYVEYNDCSQQKDSSSGGLDARGSGNIFRYNTIHDNVGAGIRLGGDTATDGIDTSVYGNTITGNAGGGIKFMRTPQGPVCTNTMSGNTGGDAVGTYGSEYAPTGACPQ; this is encoded by the coding sequence ATGAGCCACGCACTGCGTACCACCCTCGTCGCCGCGCTCGCCGTCGGCGCCCCGCTCGTCTTCCCCCCGCCCGCGGTGGCCGCTGCCACCGCCACCGCCTACTACGTGTCGCCGTCCGGCAGCGACAGCAACTCCGGTACGTCGGCGGGCTCCCCGCTCGCCACGATCCAGAAGGCGGTCGATCTGGCACCGACGGGCGCGGTGGTCAACCTCGCCGCCGGTTCGTACAAGCAGGACGTCGTGACCAAGCGCGCCGGCGTCACGATCACCGGCCCGGCGAACGCCGTGGTGAAGGGGGCAGGTGACGCGCGGATCATTCAGGTGCAGCACGACTCGACGACGCTGAACGGATTCACCGTCGACGGGCTGCACGGGTCGTCCACCGATGTGGCGGGGTACCGCCTCAAGCTCATATATGTCATGAGCACGACTCCCGGGAACGGTGTGGGCGGTCTGCGCATCACCGGAATGACGCTGAAGAACGCCGCCGACGAATGCCTGCGCGTGCGCTATCTGGTGACCGGCGCCGACATCTCGGGGAACACCATCACCGACTGCGGTGTCGCCGACTTCAGGTTCGGCGGCGGCGGCAAGAACGGCGAGGGCATCTACCTCGGTACGGCTCCGGAGCAGCAGGGTGCGAACGGGGCCCCGGACGCCGCTCCCGACATCAGCCGGAACAACCGCATCCACCACAACACGATCGCCACCCGCGGCAACGAGTGCGTGGACGTGAAGGAGAACGCGACCAACAACTACGTCGAGTACAACGACTGCAGCCAGCAGAAGGACTCCAGTTCCGGCGGGCTCGACGCGCGCGGCAGCGGCAACATCTTTCGCTACAACACGATCCACGACAACGTCGGCGCGGGCATCCGGCTCGGCGGAGACACCGCGACCGACGGCATCGACACCAGCGTCTACGGCAACACGATCACCGGCAACGCCGGCGGCGGCATCAAGTTCATGCGCACCCCGCAGGGCCCCGTCTGCACCAACACGATGAGCGGGAACACCGGCGGCGACGCCGTGGGCACCTACGGCAGCGAGTACGCGCCGACCGGTGCGTGCCCCCAGTGA